A stretch of Mustela nigripes isolate SB6536 chromosome 6, MUSNIG.SB6536, whole genome shotgun sequence DNA encodes these proteins:
- the CCDC59 gene encoding thyroid transcription factor 1-associated protein 26 isoform X1, translated as MAPIRRLSEWSAEDLGMRSQGVSSVGFKNKNVKQRTWRSNHPQAFVGSVREGQGFAFRRKLKIQQNYKKLLWKEKKAQTSQESQFTDRYPEHLKHLYLAEEKRLRKQLRKVEQPLSEEEADQPLGKEQCGINQALSEYCSFEQPQSAEQCNIRMNSITVSKKNKKKTSNQKAQEEYEQIQAERAAKKQEFEKRRREREEAQRLYKKKKMEAFKILSKKTKKGQPNFNLQMEYLLKKIQGKN; from the exons ATGGCGCCGATAAGGCGGTTATCCGAGTGGTCAGCAGAGGATTTGGGGATGCGTAGCCAAGGAGTTTCTTCGGTCGGATTCAAGAATAAGAATGTGAAGCAGAGGACTTGGCGATCTAATCACCCGCAGGCCTTCGTGGGGAGCGTTCGCGAGG GACAAGGCTTTGCATTCCGAAGAAAGCTGAAGATTCAGCAAAATTACAAGAAATTGttatggaaggaaaagaaggccCAAACCTCACAGGAATCCCAGTTCACAGACCGATACCCTGAGCATTTGAAACATCTTTATTTAGCTGAAGAGAAAAGACTCAGGAAGCAACTTAGAAAAGTTGAACAGCCTTTGTCAGAAGAAGAAGCTGATCAGCCTTTGGGAAAGGAACAGTGTGGCATCAACCAAGCTTTGTCAGAGTACTGTAGTTTTGAGCAGCCTCAGTCAGCAGAACAGTGTAACATAAGAATGAA cTCCATTactgtttcaaagaaaaataaaaagaaaacatcgAATCAAAAAGCACAGGAAGAATATGAACAAATACAGGCTGAGCGTGCTGCTAAGAAACaa GAATTTGAGAAGAGAAGACGAGAGAGAGAAGAAGCTCAGCGGctctataaaaagaagaaaatggaagcatTCAAAATACTGAGCAAAAAGACTAAAAAGGGCCAGCCAAACTTTAATTTACAAATGGagtatcttcttaaaaaaatacaaggaaaaaattaa
- the CCDC59 gene encoding thyroid transcription factor 1-associated protein 26 isoform X2, translated as MAPIRRLSEWSAEDLGMRSQGVSSVGFKNKNVKQRTWRSNHPQAFVGSVREGQGFAFRRKLKIQQNYKKLLWKEKKAQTSQESQFTDRYPEHLKHLYLAEEKRLRKQLRKVEQPLSEEEADQPLGKEQCGINQALSEYCSFEQPQSAEQCNIRMKERESKSEHRQHGRQSQREKQAPCEARSPMWDSIPGRWDHDLSRRQLLNQLSHPGIPGI; from the exons ATGGCGCCGATAAGGCGGTTATCCGAGTGGTCAGCAGAGGATTTGGGGATGCGTAGCCAAGGAGTTTCTTCGGTCGGATTCAAGAATAAGAATGTGAAGCAGAGGACTTGGCGATCTAATCACCCGCAGGCCTTCGTGGGGAGCGTTCGCGAGG GACAAGGCTTTGCATTCCGAAGAAAGCTGAAGATTCAGCAAAATTACAAGAAATTGttatggaaggaaaagaaggccCAAACCTCACAGGAATCCCAGTTCACAGACCGATACCCTGAGCATTTGAAACATCTTTATTTAGCTGAAGAGAAAAGACTCAGGAAGCAACTTAGAAAAGTTGAACAGCCTTTGTCAGAAGAAGAAGCTGATCAGCCTTTGGGAAAGGAACAGTGTGGCATCAACCAAGCTTTGTCAGAGTACTGTAGTTTTGAGCAGCCTCAGTCAGCAGAACAGTGTAACATAAGAATGAA agagagagagagcaagagcgagcacaggcagcatggcaggcagagtcagagggagaagcaggcaccctgcgaagcaaggagcccgatgtgggactcgatcccaggacgctgggatcatgacctgagccgaaggcagctgcttaaccaactgagccacccaggcatcccag GAATTTGA